A stretch of Gymnodinialimonas phycosphaerae DNA encodes these proteins:
- a CDS encoding manganese-dependent inorganic pyrophosphatase yields MTTLVFGHKSPDTDSTGSPLIWAWYLTEVKGAPAEAVLLGEPNTEAAFVLDRWDLPKPRIIDAVEAGQPVVIVDTNNPAELPDAINDADIQAIIDHHKLVGGLETKGPIDIRIEPLACTATIMHKMIGADLAQAPTNIKGAMLSCILSDTLEFRSPTTTQEDRAIAEALANDLEIDIPAYAAEMFAAKSDVSSFSDAELLRMDSKTYEVGGKTFRVSVLETTSPATVLSRKDSLMETMPKVATEDGADQVLLFVIDILNEEATLLVPNDLVKSVAEKSFSTVAGEGDLLVLPGVVSRKKQIIPNLAV; encoded by the coding sequence ATGACCACATTGGTTTTCGGCCACAAATCCCCCGACACAGATTCCACCGGTTCCCCGCTCATTTGGGCGTGGTACCTGACAGAGGTCAAAGGCGCCCCGGCAGAGGCAGTCTTGCTGGGTGAACCCAACACCGAAGCAGCCTTTGTTCTCGACCGTTGGGACCTGCCGAAACCTCGCATCATCGACGCGGTCGAGGCCGGACAACCGGTTGTCATCGTTGACACCAACAACCCGGCCGAGCTGCCCGACGCGATCAATGACGCGGACATTCAGGCGATCATCGACCACCACAAACTGGTTGGCGGTCTGGAGACCAAAGGCCCGATCGATATCCGGATCGAGCCGCTGGCCTGCACCGCCACGATCATGCACAAGATGATCGGCGCGGACCTGGCCCAGGCGCCCACCAATATCAAGGGTGCGATGCTTAGCTGCATCCTGTCGGACACGCTGGAATTCCGGTCGCCCACGACGACCCAGGAAGACCGCGCAATCGCAGAGGCGCTGGCCAACGATCTGGAGATCGACATCCCCGCCTATGCGGCCGAGATGTTCGCCGCCAAATCCGATGTCTCCAGCTTCTCGGACGCCGAATTGCTGCGCATGGACAGCAAGACCTACGAGGTGGGTGGCAAGACATTCCGCGTCTCGGTCCTGGAAACCACCTCTCCCGCGACGGTTCTGTCCCGCAAGGACAGCCTGATGGAGACGATGCCCAAGGTCGCAACCGAGGACGGCGCGGATCAGGTCCTGTTGTTCGTGATCGACATCCTGAACGAAGAAGCCACCTTGCTGGTGCCAAACGATCTGGTGAAATCCGTGGCCGAGAAAAGCTTTTCCACCGTCGCAGGCGAAGGCGACCTGCTCGTCCTGCCAGGCGTCGTAAGCCGAAAAAAGCAGATCATCCCGAACCTCGCGGTCTGA